Genomic DNA from Chelonia mydas isolate rCheMyd1 chromosome 6, rCheMyd1.pri.v2, whole genome shotgun sequence:
TACTGCTGcctcctcccatctctccctAAAATTACTCCCCTGACTGGGGACGGTGGACGTGCCATCCCCATAGCCGTTAGGGACCAGCACTGTGCTTGGCTGTCCCCTGTCACAGAAcgagcagcccctgccccgcgGTGCTCccaggctgaggcacagagaagatgGCTGTGTTTGAATGATCCTGCACCTGTTGCTGCCAGTGGGAGGAGGTGCCAGGTCAGGCAGGACGTGCTGGCTGGCTGATGGCACATGGATTTAGCTCCACTCATGATTAAGTTGGAGGGCTGGGAAAACCGGGTGAGCAGAGGGAGTTCGGAGGAACTTAATCTCTCTCCTCAGTGACTGCTGTGGTCTGGAGCCCTGCCGTTTCAGCTCTTTGCCTTCAGCATCTGTGTTCAGGGCCGCAGGTGTCTCTGCTGTGACCATGAGGTGGGGCATCTATTTTCCATTAGGCCTGTGGCAGAGAAATGGTTTGCCATGGGGGGAAGCAGCGTGGATTCACAGCATTTCTTTTTCTGATTATTCGTCATAATTGTGACACTTTCTGgggtacccagggctgtgaggcacctCGCTGTCATCTGTCCTCAGGGTGAGGAAATCTTGTCTGTGCCTGTGGTGTGTCAGCTCTCTGTCTCCACCAGCCTCTAGCAACACAAACACTCCCCTCCAAGCTTCTGCCGCCCTCATTTTCTctctgcaggttagcaataggcaccCCAACCTCCCTGTCCTCCGAGCATCCACTGTAgagtccagcccctgctccactggacgctcacagaattaccaggcctgctgtcCCAAGGCTGACTACACAGCTCTTCTAAATACACAGCACTTACATGTATTcccagtgaaaacaagaatacatttattttcaaagagcAGAGAGACAAGTGacagtaagaatattggaaacaaatggttgtATAATACAAAATCACAATACGATTTCTAGAGACTAAACGTAATGAACAAGTTACCCTCTTGTCTAAAGCAGCTCATCTCACCCACAGTTCtctccagcattttcaaccaagcctggttgagGTTCCTTTCTCATGACGTAAacttgcccctcccctccccacatgggTTTCTCCTGGGGGTTGTTGAGAGCGGCACTGGGGGATAAGGCACCTAGCATCTCAGCCAGGTACCCTGTGGTCTGGGCTCTCTCATCTCCTTGGCCTCTCCCAGAGCTGAGTGCTCGTGCTTCTGAACCTCTCCAGTGTTTGGGCTGAGATGTTCCCAGGGGCTTCTGCAGTGTCGTCTCGGCGCTAAAGAGACTGCAAAGGAGGATTCCATTCCATATGGGCCAGAGAAGAGGCCAGGCCACTGTGGGTCCCAGCCAAGGAGTGTGCTAACAGGATCATGTCCATACCTTTCTCTGCGTTCTctttgaacctggcccttgtgtTTCCGTTTAGCCCATAGTTGTCCGGCATCACTGGGTGCACCGGAGACGCCAGGAAGGGAAGTGCCGGCAGTGTGGAAAGGTGAGAAGGGCTGAAGAAAATCCAAGGttaggtggggaaggggaaggtgataGGTGTGGGGAACACAGAGAGGAACCACTTGGAGCACAACCCCTGCTGGGAGGGAGCAGCCCCCTCACAGCCAGTGATCCTGTATTCTCTATATTGCTGCCTACAGGCAGCACAGATATCTCCGTCGATCCCTACGTTCATCCAGTCATAGGATTTCCACACAAACTGATCTCCTTTGTCCTTGGTTCCAGAGATGCTTGTCCCAAGCATGCTGAATTCTCTCGTgccagggctgtgggtggggaacTGTCCAACTGAGACCTGAGCTTCACTGGCTGCAGAAGGACCCTAGTTGCTAACATCTTGCATAGCTGGGGAGCCGCTGTTCCCCTTCCTGTGGGCCCCTCGCTGCACTGCGGAGAGTTGTCAGGAGCTTCACGACCCGCCTCCTTCCCTCCGCAGGGTTTCCAGCAGAAGTTTGCCTTTCACAGCAAGGAGATTGTAGCCATCAGCTGTTCCTGGTGTAAGCAAGCGGTGAGTGCAGCCCTACCCTGAGTTAATGGCCTAATGACTTCTGATGGCCAAGTACGTTCTAGTGCAAACTgcaagctccccacagctgctgctcctgccccatacCCTGCAGCACCTCTTACGGAGAGAGGCTGGGATTGGAGTACCTGGGAATGCCTCTCACAGCCGGAATTCCCGCCCTTTCCCTGCAATGCCTCCTGTTGGGAGCCCTCACGTTGTTAGGCTCCTGCCACATTTcctacagtgccccctgctgggggcaggtgtgctgtgtgtgttcagagctgggctccccagGCCAGGCTTCAGCAAGCGAGTGCTGCGTTCTCTCTCCCTCGCAGTACCACAGTAAGGTGTCATGCTTCATGCTGCAATGCATCGAGGAGCCGTGCTCGTTGGGGGCTCATGCTGCTGTTGTCGTCCCTCCGACCTGGATTCTGCGGGTCCGGCGCCCCCAGGTGAGTTGCTCCCTCAGGCTTCGCTCCTGTTTAATCAGCAACTCCTGCTCAACTGGCAGCTGGTGATGTGGTTTTTCTCCTTTGCTAGAATCCACTGAAGTCCAGTAAGAAAAAGAAGAGGACGTCATTCAAGCGGAAATCCAGCAAAAAGGGGGCGGAGGTCAGTGAATGAGGCCTGCGTTGACTGGGAATTggtgggcaggggagtgggagttGGAGAGGGAAGATCGCTGGTCACAGGGTATGGTCTGAGACATGGAGCAGAGAAAAATGAGGTGGAGGGAAGGTGCTGGGTTATGAGGGTCATTTGCAATTGTAAGATATCTCGGAGGGGtgtttaaaaagagaacagaaaggcTGGCATGTGGATCCCACTCCCACTGGAGCTGAGAGGGTAGATCCCAGTGCTAGGGCCCTTGGGGTAGCTGGAATGTTCAGTATTTTGTCTCCATTTCAGACCTTAGTGACTTTAAATTTTAGTTGCAGGCAAGAGCTTGTGTTTCCCATGTTTGTTGATGGTGTTGTGGTGTCTCTTGCAGGAGGGGCGATGGAAACCCTTTGTCATCAAGCCTACGCCAGCCCCACTCATGAAGCCCCTGCTGGTGTTTGTGAACCCCAAGAGTGGTGGGAATCAGGTATGGACACTTTTCCGACATGTTCCTGGATAGCCAGCTCCATAGACGCCTCGCATCCCAACTGCTGAGAATCCAGCATATTCGGTGATATCTCAGCTGCAAATACAGAAGCAGGCAGTGTGATGCCAGCTTACTCCCTGGCATCTCCTCTTGAGGCCAGGCCTTGCCTGACTGTCCAGGACTACAGATTCCCATCACCTCTAAgaccctgcttcctccccaccttccccctcccactatTGGGATTGTCTGTATCCTATTTCCTGAAGTCTTTCATCCTTTTAGGGAGCCAAGATCATCCAGTCCTTCATGTGGTATCTCAACCCACGGCAAGTCTTTGACCTCAGCCAGGGCGGCCCCAAAGAGGCGTGAGTACTGACTCAGGGAACCCCATCCCCCTTCTCCCACTGTCTCCCCCAGTAGGAGCCTTGGCCCCTTCTCTTCCAGCTGGCCACTAGTGAGGGACTGAGGCCCTAGGAAAGGCCCTTGGGAAGAGCTGTGTGACTGGATACCCATTGTAGGTTCAAAGCCTGGGAAGTGTCTCTGGGGACTGATCCCTTTTCACTTCCCTGTCAGTCCTGGCTCCCTTATGTTTCCAGGAAGAAGAATGATCGAATGGttaaggcacagggctgggagccaggactcctgggttctattcccagcctgTTCTGTGACCTGGGGCCAGTCCCATTCCCTCTCTATACCAGCATCTCtctatctgtacaatggggataaagatCCTGACTTCCTTTTCCAGGGGCCTGTGAAGATAAGCTCATTACAGTGTGTCAAATGCCATGAGGCTGTAGGGTATCCAGGATTGTGACTCCTCCAATGGACAACCTGAGAGAGGAACCCATTGTAAACACTGGCCAGTGCAGTCCCAGCTTCAAGTGTCTTCGGTGATTCTCCCACCTTTCCCTGATCCCCTCCACTTTCTGCTTCCCTGCAGGCTGGAGATGTATCGGAAAGTGCACAACCTGCGGATCCTGGCATGCGGTGGGGATGGCACGGTGAGTGACCCTGACCTCTCACTGAGTTATCAAGGGATGTGGCTGGTGCCTTTATCCAAACCCCTTGCCCTTCCAGGATAGGTGGCGGCTTCCTTTCTCTAATTTAGAGGTGGGCAAAATTGGTCCCCCAAGTTCTATACTGTGGCTCACAGCCCCTAGTGACTATAGGTCCCAGCTTGCCATACTCCATCTTCATCTCAGAAGCTAGCTGCATGGTATGCTGGGGCCAGTAGTCTTTGTGGGCTACGTCTCCATACTAGAGATGAGGGCGACTGTAATGGTCTTTTGATGCCGTTTAGGtgcagcccttgagctcctgacGAGCTGCTGGCGCAGCCCTCAGCTGGGCAAAGTTTGGGAGCTAGAGTGAGTTCAGGCTTCCCCCATCTAAGCTCTGTCTGCAGCACTCCTGGAAGATTAACACTCTTGCTCCCAGTGTAGGTTAGGCATAGGCATGATCAGCCTTTGGGGCAAACAGCAGTGGGGATTCTCAACCCCATGGGTCCTAGCAGAATCCACCGTACAGGGACATTGACACATACTAGGGCACCAACATGCTGTGAACTGCATGAGATGTCACCTCTGGGGAGCCTCACTCGCTTGCcatttggggtggggcaggtatTTCCCCAGAACATTGGGTCAAAAGATGGGGTTTGTCCCCTCTGTCTGGAGCACTGACGGTTATTGGCTGAGCATCTCCTGTaatggctggggagtgggggcagggggcgccAGTCTCCATGTCCTCCTCATCTCTGGCTCTTGGTAACACTCTCTACCCCCTCAAGCTGATCACCTCATAGGTCTCTGAAGTAACCAGTTGCTTCTTTGGTGtctgtcctgtttggccaggtgggGTGGATCCTCTCCATCCTGGACCAGTTACGTCTGAATCCCCCTCCTCCTGTAGCCATCCTCCCTCTGGGGACAGGGAATGACCTGGCCAGGACTCTGAACTGGGGTGGGGTAAGTgtctcggggggagggggcagagaggggtacttgccctgggcgggggggtgCTCATAGGGCCTTGCTCTCTGGTACTATTGGCTCCCGAGCTTGGGCACAGGTggttggaggggaggagggatctGAGTTGTGATGGCAGGACAGAGGTTTGATGTGTCGGGGAAGGGGAGCTAAGCCTCTGGGTTCAGGGTTGTGGgtggggagctgagctcttttctCTGGCATGGGGAGTTTTCCCACTTGCACTCCATGCGCGGCCATCTCAGAGCGGTGCACGGTGTGCCCAAGAGTTCCCAGCAGAGGAGGTGAGTGCAGCGAGGGGCGGTTGTGGCTGGATGTGGTAAGGGCTACGTGCTGGAGGTGTGGCATAGATGCCACAGGGCTGGGACTGGCCCGTGGCTGACACATGGGGATCCCTGTGGTGTATGCATCACTCAGAGGACTGGTCTCTCTCCAGATCACCTTTGCCCCCACCAGTGACATCAGCTGTAAATAGGAATCCACCCCCTTGGGAGAAGTAACTAATTGTGCCACCTGGCAAGCCGCTGTGGTGGGCTGGGAGTCACTGTGGAAAGCACCCCCTGGTCACAGAGACTGAGCCTCTTAGGCTGCAGGTTACACAGTGGCAAATCCTGGCCCTATGTACCCTGTGTTCTCCCCACTCTTTGCTTTGGGCCACCTGGCCGtgcagccccctcacccccctccccctccctctggttAGGGGAGTCAGGTTGGGCGGCTCACTGAGCTCCACTTTGGCCCACAGGGTTACACGGACGAGCCCTTGTCAAAGATCCTCTCTCATGTGGAGGAGGGAAACATTGTGCAGCTTGACCGCTGGAATCTCCAGGTGGAGCCAAACTCCGAGGTGAACCCTGAGGAAAAGGACGAGACGGCCACAGACAAGGTGAGACACACACAGTGCTTCTCCATCTATCCCCAGCTCAGACAGCACTCTGCTCCTCAGGGAGTGTTTTTCCCCCCCGTTTCCGCTTTCTCTCCTCATGGCTCAGGGGCCCCTCCCTGCTTCCCATCTGGGAGAAGCTGCCCCATGGGCTAGTGGCAGCCAGAGCTGGCCCAAAGGTGCAGGTCTGGAAGAGGCTTGGAGGATTGCAACCATTCCTTTGGCTCAGAGACCCCGAGAACAGCAAGCGTCTCAAGGAGCAGAGATTGTCTGGCTGCTTGGTGAGCCAGCAGTGACCCTGTAAGAAGGGGTACTGAGCAGCTGGAATGGGGTTTGGTGGAGAGGAGACATCCCTGCTTCTCTGGAAAACTCTCTCTGGGGATCCTGAAGGTTCCTGTGGAAACAGGCTCCAACCCCTGATGCATTTGGCACAGAGAAAGCGTCCGCTGCACTGCAGTTGCCACTCCTTTCCACCCTAGGTGCTGACCTGGGCTGGACACTGCATCCACATTGCCTGTGTGGATGCTGAGCCTGGGCTGAGGGCTGAGCATGGATGTGCTCAGggcaacagaaagggctattCCGTCCCCCTCAGTGTATCCCTCTTTCAGGCCAATAGCCCCCTCTGTCTCAGTTATTCCCTCCGCCTCCCTCTGCTGGCAGCGGCCCCTGTACATGGCTAGTGAAGTGTGGTCTCTCCCTTGCAGTAACTCTACATTCCTAGCCCCATGTCTGGGCACCACAGTTCTCAgcctcctccttttcccttttcAGCTTCCCCTCGATGTCTTCAATAACTATTTCAGCCTCGGCTTTGATGCTCGCGTGACACTGGAGTTCCACGAATCTCGAGGTAGGTGGGAGCTGGAGTAGAGCTGTCTGGTGCCCTCTGTACaaagctgtggggctgggctgtAGCGTGGGAGACTCTTGGGATTTAGAgggaggagtgagcaggggggaAGCAGGTTTATAACCTGGAGGTACCCGCTGCTTGGTCAGTTGAAACACTTTGTGCTAGGGAGATGGCAGAGAGAGAACCaacaggggagagggtggggggaactgaCCAGGAAGAGGGTGGGAACAACCAGGTAggggagaggaagctgcagaGAGTGTGCGAGTGAATGGGAGGAAGAAACTGAGGAGTGTGAGAGGCAGCTGGGGAGGCTGGTTTGCAAGCCTGGGAGAGTGAGGTGAAGCTGGGGCGACAGGCGGCTGAGTTGCTCCTggcagtgagtgagtgagtgacacTAACGTCtgtcttccttttttttctcctctttccctagAGGCCAATCCAGAGAAATTTAACAGCCGGTTTCGGAATAAAATGTTCTATGCTGGGGTGAGTGTGTGGGACTCCTTGGAGATGAGCGCTGTCTGTCTAAGCTCCAGCTACTCTTAGAGATTTCCAAAGCGGCTTTCTCTGGGTAGCTACAAACGGGGTGTCTGAACTATAAGGACTCGGCTCTTTTAATCTCCCCATCAGTCTGTCCCTTTAGCCCCTGATAATTGTtttagctcttctctgaactcctccCACTAGCTTTCTTGTACTGAGGGGCCTGGGCCCAAACACAATGTCCCAGTCTGGACTTCTCCAGACCTGTATTAGAGGGTGATTATCCGCTCCCTGCCCTGGGATGAGGTCTCCGCATATGCAGTCCCCAGGTTGCATTAGCCTTTGTAAAACCCTATCGCAGTGCAGACCCCTGCCtaatttttctcttccccttgAGTCTTGGTTGCTTCTGCTTCCCAGAGCTGTCCCTCCCATTGAGGATCTGGGTTTGGGGGATTAGCTGTATTACCTAGATTGCATGTCATATTGTTTCATGCCCTCTCAGAACTACCTCGCACTGAGGAGGCTGGTGTCTTGCTCCTGTATTGGGCCCAATAACTTTTGTTTGGCCATATTTTCTCACAGCCAGAGAATGAATTTGCATTCTGTGCCCCAAGTACTGCGTCCCACCTGGAGAAGGAGGGGCTGCAAGTTAGGACAGAAGTCCATTGTCAGAGCTGGGTTATCATGGGGTGCatcaggtcaggagtgaggtgcatCTGCAGCCCTTTATCAGGAGGGGGAATTTGCCAAAGGTGCAGTGAGGCCTGGAAGAGGATTTGCCCAATCTCGAGGGCTTGACTTGAGACTCAGTAAAGCATGAAGGGTCCATGCGATCCAGCTGCTACTCAGGGACGCAGTCTCCAGGCACTGACCTTGTCTCTTGTGTTGGCAGACGGCATTTTCTGACTTTCTCACGGGCAGCTCCAAAGACTTAGCGAAGCACGTCAAAGTGGTGGTGAGTGTCTGGAGAGGAGGGGCTGAGACCGTTCCCTGGGAGCGGTGGGGATTGGTGAATCCGGGGCATCATTCCTTTAGGGGTAACAGTAACTGGTACCGCAGTGGCTGAGGCAGCTTTTGCAGGGCGACAACTCCCACTCAGAAGGCAACGGGGAGTTCATTCCCCCCAGAGTacgagggctgggctgggcccctcTCCTTCAGCCAGCCTGGGTGTCTGACTGTCCGTCTGTCTGTTTTCAGTGCGACGGGACAGACCTGACGCCCAAGATCCAGGACCTGAAGCCCCAGTGCCTTGTCTTTCTGAACATTCCAAGGTGAGTGGCTCCTGCACCCCTGGATGCTGAGCAGCCCGGGCTCCCTGCCCGGTGTGTTTGAGGAGCCCTCCCGTTGGTCCCAGGTGGTACTCTGCTCCCGTTGTGTCTCTGCAGGTACTGCGCGGGCACCATGCCCTGGGGCAACCCCGGGGAGCACCACGACTTCGAGCCCCAGCGCCATGACGATGGCTGCATTGAGGTCATCGGCTTCACCATGACATCCCTGGTAAATCAGCTCAGCCACTGGCAGCAGGCAAGGGAGTTGCAGGTTCTGGCCctgctgccctgcaccttgcCTGCCCCCCCACAGTTCCCGACCCTGCGACCTTGACTTGAAATCCACCTGTGCCTGAGAGCTCCTCGCGGCACCCATCCTCTGAGCCAGTGGGACCTTCCAGTCTGCAGACAGCATGGCTCAGTGTAGTCAGGAGCAGGACCCTGGAGGTGCACCCCCAGGTTTAGCTTGTGGGGACTTCTGCCAGGAACAGTGGAGCCCTTGTGTGCAGGACAGCAGAGCAGCCCTCCCTAGAACGCTCACCAACCTGCGCCCTGTGCCTGGGTGGCTAGTGGTGGGAGAGAACTCAGACACCGTAAGCCTTGTTTGCTGGGGTCTTTGGTTGCCTCTGCATCCTCtcacctgcctccccacccacGGCCTCTCCAGAGTTGAGACACCTGTGAGGACTCCAGCGTGTGCTGGTCTTTGTGGATTCCTTCTGCCGTGGGACTGAGCTGAGCCCTTCCAAGCTCAGTTGGCTTGTGACTCCACTCGGTGTTggatgctgctgctctgaggtATGACGCGGGAGCCTTTTCGCCACAGGCAGCCCCACTGTAACCCTGGTTTTGTTTGCAGGCTGCCTTGCAAGTAGGCGGACATGGAGAGCGGCTGCACCAGTGCCGGGAGGTGATGCTCACCACGTCCAAGGCCATTCCTATGCAGGTGGATGGGGAGCCATGCAAGCTGGCAGCCTCCTGTATTCACATCTCCCTGCGCAACCAAGCCAATATGGTGCAGAAGACCAAGCGACGCAACTCCATGCCCCTGCTCAATGAGTACGTTCACCTGGCTTAAGGCAACCCTGGGGGCCCCAAACCCAGCAACTTGTCCAATCTGCGTCAGTTCCTCAGGGCATGGGGGTGGTACCAATCCAAGAGGGCATTATTCACCCATTTATCCAGGGTGGCCTCTCCCGGCTCTTCACACTTCACAGTCGCCTCCAAGAGGCGTGAGCAGGGAGCCTTCCAAAGGATCTCTGGGCAACACTGGAAGGAGAGTGAGAGGAGGCTTGAGTTATGGCAGCCATCCGGTGTGGAAAATGAAGCCTTTAACTGTTGTCACCTGCTGCTGGGACTGGGTTAGCAAGGAGTTCTGCCACACTGCCTGCAGCACCACTCCCTGTGGGAGTCAAGTACTGGAGTGGCTGGGGACGTCACCCCATGTCCCTAGCCTGCCACACCAGTGCTCCTCCCATTCTGCTTACGGCACCACTTGCTGGGAGAGACAAGTACTGGATAGCCGGGAGCTCCCTAAGACAGTGCTCTTGCCTAGCTTCCTCAGTTGCCTCTTGCTGGAGAAGGCTGGGCTACTGTAGCTACGAGCTTCTGCCTACATCTATAGGGCCTCCTTTCTAACCCCtgcccttctcctcctgcctgcATGCAGCCAGCAACCAGTGCCCGAGCAGCTGCGAATCCGGGTGAACCGAATCAGCATGCACGACTATGAGGCACTTCACTATGACAAGGAGAAGCTCAAGGAAGCCTGTGAGTGACCAGCCTGGGTGCCTGGGGGCTTTGGGAATGTGCTATCCCAGGGGGTGATGGGTGAGGCCTCCTTGAGCACTTTGGGCCATAGACAGAGCTGTGGGCGGCTGCAGCTCTGCCGTAATGAAGCCATGATCTGCAGATGGAATGTTGCGTGCTTGAAGTGTAGTCTCCATGGGTGGCCGTGGTCAGCCCCATTTTATACAAAGTGGCCATGCCATGCTGTTCTTGTCATGTCTCTGGTGCTGTCCTCAGCTGGGCAGTGGCCGTGCTGTCTCAGGGGCTCAGTGACGGGAGGACTGGCAGCAGGCAGCTCCTTGAGATGTCTCTGCTTTGCTTTCAGCTGTGCCCCTGGGGATCATTGTGGTTCCGGGAGATAGTGACCTGGAGGTCTGTCGGACCCACATCGAGAGGCTGCAGAAGGTGAGGCACTGCAGGTGGCGTGGGTGATGGCGGGAACTGATCGTTGAGGGGAGGGAGGCACAGGAGAGGTCTCTCCTGACCCCTGGTTATTGTAACCTCGCACACAGTTGGCATTCTGAACATCCAGCATTGGCCTTTGATGGAGACCGGATCCcaggctagagggaccattgatCTGTTGAGTCTGACAGCTCCTGTGTATCGGCCTCACTATTTCCCTTTTTGCCATCCTGCTCACCCTGCCCTCTAGCCCTCCCCAGAGTGTTGGGCAaggagaggctgctaggcaggtAGAAAGAGAAGGCTTTTGTCCTGCACTGAAGTATGTTCCACAAGATCTTAGTCCTTCCCCCAAACCTGGGTACACTGCAAAGTCAGTCTCCCCTGTGTTGGGtgtccctttctctcccctcttgcaCTAGTGGGAGCTCCTTCTCAGCCCTCACCTCTCGGGGGCAGAGGGTTCTGCTTCTCCCCAGTGCCCGTGGGGTTATGCTTTTCCCTACCTCCTGGAAGGGATTTGGCCTCACCTGGAGGGGCCCTGCACAGCCTGAAAGTGGGCTCCTTGTGGCCTAGGAAGTGCTGAAGGATCCCTGTCTGGTTTGAGTCAGTGACCACAGAGAGGGGAGCAATCTACCGTGTTTAATTACAGAGCGTATTATGCAGGCTGGCATGAAGGGACCTGCCTATCCCTCTCTCTTGTGTCTGCATTTCTGATGGCCCCTTCCCTGCAGTGGCTGAGTAGGGTGTCCAGGAAGGGGGACACTCGCAGGCAGGTGGCTGGACAACCATGGTGATGGGTTTGGTGAGGGCCTAGCATCTCTGCCCTTACCGAGTCCCATCCCTCTCATAAAGTCACGTGAAGCAACTATGGCCACAACATGGGgaagttcctgcagctggagggggtgggggttctaGAGAGTGGCCTGGCCTGTCTCCTGGCTGATGCTTTAGATGACATGTTTGAGCACATAGAAGCTGGGCAGCTTGGGACACGTAGCTCTTGGTTTCAGCTGCAACCTTTCTCCCCTCTTTCTTGTTCCATCTGGAGCATGTCATCACTAAACTCTGAACCCAGCTGCAtgtccctgggctgcagggactggGAATGCATAGGCCCGAGGCCCCTCATGCAGGAGGGGACACAGAACAGGCTCTGCTGAGGCAGAATGGGGGCAGCTGAATGAATGTGGtaacccacccccttccctcttcGCAGGATTTTCTTCCATGCCCTTCTTCTTTACAGTGCCTGCTCCTTCAGGTGTGTATCAcccgcctccctcccctccctgggggtCTCTGTCATGTACATGGTGCCAGTCTTGTGGGCTTGTTTGGACACCTCCCCAGTGAATTTGGTGTATTGTTTGGACACCTCCACAGCTGCACCCCATGCCATGCCTGTGTTCTCCACCCCTTGTGCCATGCCCCTATGTGCCCCACTGTCTCCGTGCCACACCTGGGTGCAAACTGCTTCTGTCAAAGGGCCATAAATCTGAGCCTGTCTGAAGGCCCAGTGCAGGAATGAACCCAGGAAAGGTTGGGGGGAACGACAAGGAGCTGGGAAACGTCACTGTCCTCTCTTTGTGCAGGAAGAGGATGGAGCCAAATTAAAGACGCTTTCATCTCAGAAGCTGTCTCCCAAGTGGTGTTTCTTAGACTGTGAGTATCCTTTCCATACAGTACAGTAGCACTGGTCTGCCCTGGGAAGTGGGGTCGAGCCCTGATCTGCCCTAGGGATGTAGCAAAAGTCCCAAACCAATGATGCCGCCTGGGAACGCTCGTTCCCTGGGATACGCTGACCGGCTCGACCCATGGCAGCATTTCCATCAGCCTGGTGCTATCTGCATTTGGCTCCCCGGCAGTCAGGCAGTTGCCCCATTACTTTTTGCTCAGTTTGTTTGGGTGCCTGAGTGCGGCAGCTTTGAGCTGAGGGGAATATGCCTTCCCTGCCCTCAGAGCAGCAGATGTGCCCAGTGTCACTGGTCATGTGAATCCAGCAGACTGCCAGCTGTGGAGTGTTTATTAACAGCACACCTGGCCTCAAGTCCTTACTCCTGGCCTGTGCATGGAGCAGGCTCTCCAGGATTGGGCTGAGCTGCTGTGCCTGTGTCTGATGGACAGGGGGCTCCCTCAGGCTGGGAACACATCCTCAGTGAGGCACTGCAGAATCTTCTGTGCCCATCgggagtgggctctgggtgcAGCCACTGGATACATTCTGTGCCTGGCTGACACCGACTGGCTTTTTCATGCAAACAGCTTCTCCTTCCCAGTACTCGGGGTGCTACCCCAGTCAGAAGGACCCACTGTTCTCCCTCTGTATGGGGGAGAGGACTACCAGTGGCACTCCAGCCACATGATTTCCAAGGGGAGTTTCCTAACTACAGATAACACTGTGGTCTTTAATAGCGCACGTGAGTACTGCTAGCCCTGTACTAAGTGTTTGGAGCATAGGTGGTTGAGGGAGAAGTGAATTAGGAGCCCTGCTCCTGAAAAATAAGTCCAGTGCGATAATGACAAGTCAGTGTGGGCCAGAGGGGAAGCgggccagggagagggagggtgaaAACTGAGAGCTGGGCCCAGATTCTCCCAGCAGGAGGTACTGCAGTGAGTAGTGTTGGAG
This window encodes:
- the DGKZ gene encoding diacylglycerol kinase zeta isoform X16 — encoded protein: MEPQEQEGCAGARASSSPSSSSSEVSLEPEKGPAPGRRHSNKRFTGLRIFGRRKAIAKSGLQHMVTQPNPTLALRSESERQIRSTVDWSETAIYGEHIWFETSGSGDFCYVGEQNCVAKMLQKPLTRRKCAACKIVVHTPCIEQLEKINFRCKPSFRESGSRNVREPIVVRHHWVHRRRQEGKCRQCGKGFQQKFAFHSKEIVAISCSWCKQAYHSKVSCFMLQCIEEPCSLGAHAAVVVPPTWILRVRRPQNPLKSSKKKKRTSFKRKSSKKGAEEGRWKPFVIKPTPAPLMKPLLVFVNPKSGGNQGAKIIQSFMWYLNPRQVFDLSQGGPKEALEMYRKVHNLRILACGGDGTVGWILSILDQLRLNPPPPVAILPLGTGNDLARTLNWGGGYTDEPLSKILSHVEEGNIVQLDRWNLQVEPNSEVNPEEKDETATDKLPLDVFNNYFSLGFDARVTLEFHESREANPEKFNSRFRNKMFYAGTAFSDFLTGSSKDLAKHVKVVCDGTDLTPKIQDLKPQCLVFLNIPRYCAGTMPWGNPGEHHDFEPQRHDDGCIEVIGFTMTSLAALQVGGHGERLHQCREVMLTTSKAIPMQVDGEPCKLAASCIHISLRNQANMVQKTKRRNSMPLLNDQQPVPEQLRIRVNRISMHDYEALHYDKEKLKEASVPLGIIVVPGDSDLEVCRTHIERLQKEEDGAKLKTLSSQKLSPKWCFLDSTTADRFYRIDRAQEHLNYVTEISQDELFVLDPELVITHTVGTSPAIPDLVDLSSTPTGHHFAFPSSSSSPPSSPALSSEAGGCPCHEDNALIAAAKSNDFQKFRELHQAGGDLMMRDSSGQTVLHHAVKSGSKEIVKYVIENAPAEILDATEDENGETSLHQAAALRQRTICHYIVEAGASLMKTDLQGDTPKHRAEKANDPDLAAYLEHRQHYQMIQREDQETAV
- the DGKZ gene encoding diacylglycerol kinase zeta isoform X8, with protein sequence MQLQKWVVCERNVQGVCPSLCHCKEARQGLSNREFPALGQPPAQGGAWSRQGVGLRLLHEITSECNSNVIAHREGNTSLCARVASLPKSGVSLKAIAKSGLQHMVTQPNPTLALRSESERQIRSTVDWSETAIYGEHIWFETSGSGDFCYVGEQNCVAKMLQKPLTRRKCAACKIVVHTPCIEQLEKINFRCKPSFRESGSRNVREPIVVRHHWVHRRRQEGKCRQCGKGFQQKFAFHSKEIVAISCSWCKQAYHSKVSCFMLQCIEEPCSLGAHAAVVVPPTWILRVRRPQNPLKSSKKKKRTSFKRKSSKKGAEEGRWKPFVIKPTPAPLMKPLLVFVNPKSGGNQGAKIIQSFMWYLNPRQVFDLSQGGPKEALEMYRKVHNLRILACGGDGTVGWILSILDQLRLNPPPPVAILPLGTGNDLARTLNWGGGYTDEPLSKILSHVEEGNIVQLDRWNLQVEPNSEVNPEEKDETATDKLPLDVFNNYFSLGFDARVTLEFHESREANPEKFNSRFRNKMFYAGTAFSDFLTGSSKDLAKHVKVVCDGTDLTPKIQDLKPQCLVFLNIPRYCAGTMPWGNPGEHHDFEPQRHDDGCIEVIGFTMTSLAALQVGGHGERLHQCREVMLTTSKAIPMQVDGEPCKLAASCIHISLRNQANMVQKTKRRNSMPLLNDQQPVPEQLRIRVNRISMHDYEALHYDKEKLKEASVPLGIIVVPGDSDLEVCRTHIERLQKDFLPCPSSLQCLLLQEEDGAKLKTLSSQKLSPKWCFLDSTTADRFYRIDRAQEHLNYVTEISQDELFVLDPELVITHTVGTSPAIPDLVDLSSTPTGHHFAFPSSSSSPPSSPALSSEAGGCPCHEDNALIAAAKSNDFQKFRELHQAGGDLMMRDSSGQTVLHHAVKSGSKEIVKYVIENAPAEILDATEDENGETSLHQAAALRQRTICHYIVEAGASLMKTDLQGDTPKHRAEKANDPDLAAYLEHRQHYQMIQREDQETAV